In Bombyx mori chromosome 11, ASM3026992v2, one genomic interval encodes:
- the LOC101735986 gene encoding zinc finger protein 62 isoform X1: MSINSDGDSFECVETPTALDIGSKSNESFARESNDFFPPGPGFRGFEKVPIVLVARNDIELYLKRMNKVKSDGNNVKKLHEKRITSLCCVLLQREDFLLFRNATRENTKQVDDTSSSDTENEMVDPKMAVKCNICEKSYPTEKKLLKHQDKKHMIVYERPKKRVSFSDHVIVHEVKEYHKCRKCPKIFKEYKSLKAHSKLHHKKRKCYICNYCNKKFVDRVFFKVHIKLHCDVCGLLFSSKLKYLQHRHKACRIQKKHQCRICNESYFRYMDLKDHSLEHLRLCYVCDVCKEQFDTKCAIAHHLKFLHSGRRPRTLYKILNIGTERLYLCRFCDESSVDKRLIEKHTQLLPDLSNRAMTGYRDFYFCDQCMRKFSTETDMLQHKWTHFLKTSDNTQVQLQSVLVNKKPKLKTTYKVNDVIPERFNPKVVLEKLAIDPFPNYMSFNCKKFDIVTGEIKKAIVDPKSKKTIVSKHQCPICGKYYSTNYCLNRHIESQHKNSENLHCHVCEETFVWPSLLRSHKCLRLNHSEHPFQNSNPEAPFHNYSEQNAFDDFNISYDDDYLNNIDFEIPAPIVELTESENVFIPNNLIDQDGGKVCISQNGYKVVVQEVPVEF, encoded by the exons ATGTCTATAAACAGTGATGGAGATTCATTTGAGTGCGTCGAAACGCCAACAGCACTCGATATCGGCTCGAAGTCCAATGAAAGTTTCGCTCGTGAGTCTAATGATTTTTTCCCGCCTGGCCCAGGTTTTAGGGGCTTCGAAAAGGTTCCCATCGTACTGGTGGCTAGAAACGACATAGAATTATACTTAAAACGTATGAACAAAGTAAAATCTGACGGCAATAACGTTAAAAAGCTACACGAAAAAAGAATAACGAGTTTGTGCTGTGTGTTGTTGCAGCGAGAGGATTTTCTGTTATTTAGGAACGCGACACGAGAAAATACGAAACAGGTCGACGACACGTCCAGCTCCGACACGGAAAACGAAATGGTTGATCCGAAAATGGCGGTAAAATGCAACATTTGCGAAAAATCATATCCAACCGAGAAGAAATTGCTGAAACATCAAGACAAAAAGCACATGATCGTATACGAGAGGCCAAAGAAACGCGTCTCGTTCTCCGACCACGTTATAGTTCACGAAGTGAAAGAATATCATAAATGCAGAAAATGCCCTAAAATATTCAAAGAGTACAAATCGTTGAAGGCCCACTCTAAATTACACCACAAAAAGCGTAAATGCTATATATGTAATTACTGTAACAAGAAATTTGTAGATCGGGTGTTTTTTAAAGTTCACATCAAACTGCACTGTGATGTTTGTGGACTTCTCTTTTCAAGTAAACTGAAATATCTTCAGCACAGACATAAAGCTTGTCGCATACAAAAGAAACACCAATGCAGAATATGCAACGAATCATATTTCCGGTACATGGACCTCAAAGATCACAGTCTCGAACACCTAAGGCTGTGTTATGTTTGCGATGTGTGTAAAGAACAGTTTGATACGAAATGTGCAATTGCCCACCATTTAAAATTCTTGCATTCCGGTAGACGCCCCCGGACATTATACAAAATACTCAATATAGGCACCGAAAGACTGTACTTGTGTAGGTTCTGCGACGAAAGCTCTGTAGATAAAAGGTTAATAGAGAAACATACACAGCTGTTACCGGATTTGAGTAATCGAGCTATGACGGGCTACCGAGACTTCTACTTTTGCGATCAATGCATGAGGAAGTTCAGCACAGAGACCGATATGCTACAGCACAAATGGACTCATTTCCTGAAGACTTCTGACAACACGCAGGTGCAACTTCAGAGTGTGCTAGTGAATAAGAAGCCAAAGTTGAAAACGACTTACAAAGTCAATGACGTAATACCGGAACGCTTTAATCCTAAAGTGGTTTTAGAGAAATTAGCAATAGACCCATTTCCAAACTACATGAGCTTTAATTGTAAAAAGTTTGATATTGTTACCGGTGAAATTAAGAAAGCTATAGTAGATCCGAAAAGTAAAAAAACGATAGTATCAAAACATCAATGTCCT ATATGCGGTAAGTATTACTCAACAAACTACTGCTTGAATCGCCATATTGAATCACAGCACAAAAATTCCGAGAATCTTCACTGCCATGTCTGCGAGGAGACCTTTGTTTGGCCTTCACTCTTGAGGTCGCACAAGTGCCTCCGCCTCAACCACTCCGAACACCCATTCCAGAACTCGAACCCGGAGGCCCCCTTCCATAACTACAGTGAACAAAATGCGTTTGATGATTTTAATATATCATACGATGATGATTATTTGAATAACATTGATTTCGAGATACCTGCTCCGATAGTGGAGCTGACGGAAAGTGAAAATGTGTTTATTCCTAATAACTTGATAGATCAAGACGGGGGTAAAGTGTGCATTTCCCAGAATGGATATAAAGTGGTGGTCCAAGAAGTACCTGTCGAATTTTAG
- the LOC101735986 gene encoding zinc finger protein 836 isoform X2: MEIHLSASKRQQHSISARSPMKVSLREDFLLFRNATRENTKQVDDTSSSDTENEMVDPKMAVKCNICEKSYPTEKKLLKHQDKKHMIVYERPKKRVSFSDHVIVHEVKEYHKCRKCPKIFKEYKSLKAHSKLHHKKRKCYICNYCNKKFVDRVFFKVHIKLHCDVCGLLFSSKLKYLQHRHKACRIQKKHQCRICNESYFRYMDLKDHSLEHLRLCYVCDVCKEQFDTKCAIAHHLKFLHSGRRPRTLYKILNIGTERLYLCRFCDESSVDKRLIEKHTQLLPDLSNRAMTGYRDFYFCDQCMRKFSTETDMLQHKWTHFLKTSDNTQVQLQSVLVNKKPKLKTTYKVNDVIPERFNPKVVLEKLAIDPFPNYMSFNCKKFDIVTGEIKKAIVDPKSKKTIVSKHQCPICGKYYSTNYCLNRHIESQHKNSENLHCHVCEETFVWPSLLRSHKCLRLNHSEHPFQNSNPEAPFHNYSEQNAFDDFNISYDDDYLNNIDFEIPAPIVELTESENVFIPNNLIDQDGGKVCISQNGYKVVVQEVPVEF, encoded by the exons ATGGAGATTCATTTGAGTGCGTCGAAACGCCAACAGCACTCGATATCGGCTCGAAGTCCAATGAAAGTTTCGCTC CGAGAGGATTTTCTGTTATTTAGGAACGCGACACGAGAAAATACGAAACAGGTCGACGACACGTCCAGCTCCGACACGGAAAACGAAATGGTTGATCCGAAAATGGCGGTAAAATGCAACATTTGCGAAAAATCATATCCAACCGAGAAGAAATTGCTGAAACATCAAGACAAAAAGCACATGATCGTATACGAGAGGCCAAAGAAACGCGTCTCGTTCTCCGACCACGTTATAGTTCACGAAGTGAAAGAATATCATAAATGCAGAAAATGCCCTAAAATATTCAAAGAGTACAAATCGTTGAAGGCCCACTCTAAATTACACCACAAAAAGCGTAAATGCTATATATGTAATTACTGTAACAAGAAATTTGTAGATCGGGTGTTTTTTAAAGTTCACATCAAACTGCACTGTGATGTTTGTGGACTTCTCTTTTCAAGTAAACTGAAATATCTTCAGCACAGACATAAAGCTTGTCGCATACAAAAGAAACACCAATGCAGAATATGCAACGAATCATATTTCCGGTACATGGACCTCAAAGATCACAGTCTCGAACACCTAAGGCTGTGTTATGTTTGCGATGTGTGTAAAGAACAGTTTGATACGAAATGTGCAATTGCCCACCATTTAAAATTCTTGCATTCCGGTAGACGCCCCCGGACATTATACAAAATACTCAATATAGGCACCGAAAGACTGTACTTGTGTAGGTTCTGCGACGAAAGCTCTGTAGATAAAAGGTTAATAGAGAAACATACACAGCTGTTACCGGATTTGAGTAATCGAGCTATGACGGGCTACCGAGACTTCTACTTTTGCGATCAATGCATGAGGAAGTTCAGCACAGAGACCGATATGCTACAGCACAAATGGACTCATTTCCTGAAGACTTCTGACAACACGCAGGTGCAACTTCAGAGTGTGCTAGTGAATAAGAAGCCAAAGTTGAAAACGACTTACAAAGTCAATGACGTAATACCGGAACGCTTTAATCCTAAAGTGGTTTTAGAGAAATTAGCAATAGACCCATTTCCAAACTACATGAGCTTTAATTGTAAAAAGTTTGATATTGTTACCGGTGAAATTAAGAAAGCTATAGTAGATCCGAAAAGTAAAAAAACGATAGTATCAAAACATCAATGTCCT ATATGCGGTAAGTATTACTCAACAAACTACTGCTTGAATCGCCATATTGAATCACAGCACAAAAATTCCGAGAATCTTCACTGCCATGTCTGCGAGGAGACCTTTGTTTGGCCTTCACTCTTGAGGTCGCACAAGTGCCTCCGCCTCAACCACTCCGAACACCCATTCCAGAACTCGAACCCGGAGGCCCCCTTCCATAACTACAGTGAACAAAATGCGTTTGATGATTTTAATATATCATACGATGATGATTATTTGAATAACATTGATTTCGAGATACCTGCTCCGATAGTGGAGCTGACGGAAAGTGAAAATGTGTTTATTCCTAATAACTTGATAGATCAAGACGGGGGTAAAGTGTGCATTTCCCAGAATGGATATAAAGTGGTGGTCCAAGAAGTACCTGTCGAATTTTAG